From the genome of Triticum aestivum cultivar Chinese Spring chromosome 1A, IWGSC CS RefSeq v2.1, whole genome shotgun sequence:
GCTGATTTTTCATCTGCTATTTTTGTCTCCGAATTTCTGATAGAACAGAATAAGCCCGAGATATCAATTAACCCATAGATGTTTCTCTGCTGATTTTGCTGTTGCAATGCTTTTCTGAAATGTAACTTTTGGTTATTGGTAGGTGAGCTTCAGCAGCTGAAATTTCGTAACTAAGGTCCCATGCTTGTGCAATTTCAGGAGCTCAAAGCCAACTTGTCTGCTCTGGGTGCCGGAATCTGCTCATGTATCCTGCCGGCGCAACGTCGGTCTGCTGCGCAGTTTGCAGTACGGTGACCGCTGTTCCGGCTCCCGGTATGCACATCAATCTCATTTTGCTCATCAAGGATTTGTAAGTAATGTGGCAGCTGAACATTGAGTTCCATATTTACAAGATTATTATTACTAGTATAGAAGACAGTAGTGTGCATTCTAATCGACTGTGAGAAGTTACATTAGCTGGAAACTATCCTCAAGTGCAGTTCTCTGAACATATTTTCCACCCTGATTCGGTGTAGGGACTGAAATGGCGCAGCTAGTTTGTGGAGGATGCCACACTCTTCTCATGTACATACGCGGCGCCACAAGTGTACAGTGTTCTTGCTGCCACACTGTCAACCTGGCAATGGAAGGTACATCGACCaaagcttctctctctctctctctctctctctctctctctctctcttcccgggTTGCAAGTGGTATATGCTGCTGGTTTTGATTCCCTTTTCAAAACGATGTTGACATTGATTCGTGT
Proteins encoded in this window:
- the LOC123058397 gene encoding protein LSD1, whose protein sequence is MPVPLAPYPTPPVPFTPPAPNAGAQSQLVCSGCRNLLMYPAGATSVCCAVCSTVTAVPAPGTEMAQLVCGGCHTLLMYIRGATSVQCSCCHTVNLAMEANQVAHVNCGSCRMLLMYQYGARSVKCAVCSFVTSVGASSGAEQKPSN